In one window of Thermotoga sp. Mc24 DNA:
- the guaB gene encoding IMP dehydrogenase, whose product MKEALTFDDVLLVPQYSEVLPKDVKIDTRLTRQIRINIPLVSAAMDTVTEAALAKALAREGGIGIIHKNLTPDEQARQVSIVKKTENGIIYDPITVTPDMTVKEAIDLMAEYKIGGLPVVDEEGRLVGLLTNRDVRFEKNLSKKIKDLMTPREKLIVAPPDISLEKAKEILHQHRIEKLPLVSKDNKLVGLITIKDIMSVIEHPNAARDEKGRLLVGAAVGTSPETMERVEKLVKAGVDVIVIDTAHGHSRRVIETLEMIKADYPDLPVVAGNVATPEGTEALIKAGADAVKVGVGPGSICTTRVVAGVGVPQLTAVMECSEVARKYDVPIIADGGIRYSGDIVKALAAGAESVMVGSIFAGTEEAPGETILYQGRKYKAYRGMGSLGAMRSGSADRYGQEGENKFVPEGIEGMVPYKGTVKDVVHQLVGGLRSGMGYVGARTIKELQEKAVFVKITPAGVKESHPHDIIITKESPNYWVQA is encoded by the coding sequence ATGAAAGAAGCCCTGACCTTTGACGATGTGCTGCTTGTTCCACAGTACAGCGAAGTCCTTCCAAAAGACGTGAAAATAGACACCAGGCTCACAAGACAGATACGAATAAATATACCACTTGTGAGTGCCGCCATGGACACAGTGACCGAAGCGGCTCTGGCAAAGGCTCTCGCAAGGGAAGGCGGCATTGGAATCATTCACAAAAATCTCACTCCCGATGAACAGGCGCGCCAGGTATCGATCGTAAAGAAGACCGAAAACGGCATCATATACGATCCTATCACCGTAACCCCGGATATGACGGTGAAAGAAGCAATTGATCTCATGGCAGAGTACAAAATAGGTGGACTTCCCGTTGTGGACGAAGAGGGAAGGCTTGTTGGCCTGCTCACAAACAGAGATGTCAGGTTCGAAAAGAACCTTTCAAAGAAGATAAAAGATCTGATGACACCAAGAGAAAAGCTCATCGTTGCCCCTCCAGACATCTCCCTTGAAAAAGCAAAAGAAATTCTCCACCAGCACAGAATAGAGAAACTTCCCCTCGTCTCAAAAGACAACAAGCTCGTTGGATTGATCACCATCAAGGACATAATGAGTGTGATAGAACATCCCAACGCGGCGAGGGACGAAAAGGGAAGGCTTCTCGTGGGCGCAGCGGTTGGAACGAGTCCTGAAACCATGGAAAGGGTGGAAAAGCTCGTAAAAGCGGGTGTGGATGTGATCGTCATAGATACCGCTCACGGTCACTCCAGAAGAGTGATAGAGACCCTCGAGATGATAAAAGCGGACTACCCGGATCTACCAGTTGTAGCCGGGAATGTGGCGACCCCGGAAGGAACGGAGGCACTCATAAAGGCGGGAGCGGACGCTGTGAAAGTAGGTGTGGGTCCCGGATCGATCTGTACAACGAGAGTGGTAGCTGGTGTCGGCGTTCCTCAGCTCACGGCCGTTATGGAATGTTCTGAAGTTGCAAGAAAGTACGACGTTCCCATCATAGCAGACGGAGGAATCAGATACTCTGGAGACATTGTGAAAGCACTTGCAGCCGGTGCCGAGAGTGTCATGGTCGGAAGTATCTTTGCCGGTACCGAAGAGGCACCGGGAGAAACGATACTGTATCAGGGTAGAAAGTACAAGGCCTATAGAGGTATGGGAAGCCTTGGTGCCATGAGGTCTGGAAGTGCGGACAGATACGGTCAGGAAGGGGAAAACAAGTTCGTCCCCGAAGGAATAGAGGGTATGGTGCCGTACAAAGGAACCGTAAAAGACGTGGTGCATCAGCTTGTGGGCGGACTCAGATCCGGTATGGGATACGTTGGTGCCAGAACAATAAAAGAACTCCAGGAAAAGGCAGTCTTCGTGAAAATCACTCCAGCTGGAGTGAAAGAAAGCCATCCACACGACATCATCATAACGAAAGAATCTCCGAACTACTGGGTCC
- a CDS encoding M16 family metallopeptidase: protein MERHTINEIEIFTIPFDKARTISCAFLIKKGSAHEPEELAGISHFIEHMAFRGTKSYDHFSLKYTVEVVGGTLNAFTDKLATAYYAKVPEFHFGKTLNVLKEITFYPIFSPEDTEIERKIILEEYKMSQDDPTSKLFDTLVETVWPGPYGRPIIGRKETIEKISSEDLREYHRKNYNLPDTKIILAGKVNDDYLSLLEKELSELERNKPGDPLPPPPSFEHTEPRYIVRNDLEQVHIAMARPICGRISEDIYPLYALNTALGSGMSSILFHEIREKEGFVYDVFSQIYALKETGIIIVYAALSPEKIDEFFSKMKDVLSNESLFMKNFEYGKMRYLGKLDMVTDNPAGMMSFVIDDLSNDSLETIEERVERIKNVSKEDYRRAYERFIAGNWSVFGIGPESGKIIEKHEMIV from the coding sequence ATGGAAAGACACACAATAAACGAAATTGAGATTTTCACCATACCTTTTGACAAGGCGCGGACGATCTCCTGCGCCTTTTTAATTAAAAAGGGATCCGCTCACGAGCCAGAAGAACTTGCGGGGATCTCCCATTTCATAGAACACATGGCTTTCAGGGGAACAAAAAGCTACGATCACTTTTCTCTCAAGTACACCGTAGAAGTGGTTGGAGGAACTCTCAATGCCTTCACCGATAAACTCGCCACCGCTTATTATGCAAAAGTTCCGGAGTTTCACTTCGGAAAAACGCTGAACGTGTTGAAAGAGATAACTTTCTATCCCATTTTCTCTCCCGAAGACACCGAGATAGAGAGAAAGATCATTCTTGAAGAGTACAAGATGTCCCAGGATGATCCAACCAGTAAACTCTTCGATACTCTGGTGGAAACTGTCTGGCCCGGGCCCTACGGAAGGCCCATCATTGGAAGGAAGGAAACTATTGAGAAGATCTCGTCGGAAGATCTCAGAGAGTATCACAGGAAAAACTACAATCTTCCGGATACCAAAATCATCCTCGCTGGAAAAGTAAACGATGACTACCTTTCTCTTCTGGAAAAAGAATTGAGCGAATTAGAAAGGAACAAGCCAGGAGATCCTCTTCCACCTCCACCTTCGTTCGAACACACGGAACCCAGATACATCGTGAGGAACGACCTGGAGCAGGTACACATTGCCATGGCAAGACCCATTTGTGGAAGAATCAGTGAAGATATATACCCGCTTTATGCTCTCAACACCGCACTGGGAAGTGGAATGAGCTCCATTCTGTTCCACGAAATAAGGGAGAAAGAGGGCTTCGTTTACGATGTGTTCTCCCAGATCTACGCGCTGAAGGAAACAGGAATCATCATCGTGTACGCGGCTCTTTCTCCTGAAAAGATAGATGAGTTCTTCTCAAAGATGAAAGACGTTCTCTCCAATGAATCTCTTTTCATGAAGAATTTCGAATACGGAAAGATGAGATACCTTGGAAAGCTCGATATGGTCACAGACAATCCAGCCGGCATGATGAGTTTCGTGATCGATGATCTCTCTAATGACTCTCTGGAGACCATAGAGGAAAGGGTCGAGAGAATAAAGAACGTTTCGAAAGAAGACTACAGAAGGGCCTACGAGAGATTTATTGCGGGTAACTGGAGCGTGTTCGGAATAGGACCTGAGTCCGGGAAGATTATTGAAAAACACGAGATGATCGTTTGA